One part of the Nostoc sp. PCC 7120 = FACHB-418 genome encodes these proteins:
- a CDS encoding cysteine hydrolase family protein, with the protein MDQSLRTLGVAPNAWMVNQAIADITRPQKTPQPVILSTETKTLRLDLAKTAILVIDMQNDFCHPDGWLAHIGVDVTPATKPIVPLNNLLPELRAVGVPVIWLNWGNRPDLLNISANLLHVYNPTGEGVGLGDRLPKNDAKVLMAGSWAAAVVDGLQQFPEDICVDKYRMSGFWDTPLDSILKNLGITTILFAGVNADQCVLTTLCDANFLGYDCILVKDCTATTSPDYCWLATLYNVKQCFGFVSDSQAIFTALNHPEATGRDK; encoded by the coding sequence ATGGATCAGTCTTTACGCACATTGGGAGTAGCGCCAAATGCTTGGATGGTGAATCAAGCGATCGCAGATATCACTCGTCCGCAAAAGACCCCACAACCCGTTATCTTATCAACAGAAACCAAAACTCTGCGCCTAGATTTGGCAAAAACAGCCATTCTCGTCATAGATATGCAAAACGACTTCTGTCACCCAGATGGCTGGTTAGCCCATATCGGCGTAGACGTGACACCAGCTACTAAACCCATCGTACCTTTAAATAATTTACTGCCAGAATTGCGTGCTGTTGGTGTGCCTGTAATTTGGTTAAATTGGGGCAATCGTCCCGACTTACTGAACATTAGCGCCAATTTACTTCATGTTTACAATCCTACAGGGGAGGGGGTGGGGTTAGGCGATCGCTTACCCAAAAACGATGCTAAAGTACTGATGGCTGGTAGTTGGGCGGCAGCAGTCGTAGACGGACTCCAGCAATTCCCAGAGGATATTTGTGTAGATAAATATCGCATGAGTGGCTTTTGGGACACACCTTTAGATAGCATTTTAAAAAACCTGGGAATTACAACAATATTGTTTGCTGGTGTTAACGCTGATCAATGCGTACTGACTACCTTATGTGATGCTAACTTTTTAGGATATGACTGCATTTTAGTCAAAGATTGTACTGCTACAACTTCCCCTGATTATTGTTGGTTAGCGACCTTATATAACGTTAAACAATGCTTTGGTTTTGTTAGTGATTCACAAGCAATTTTCACAGCCCTAAATCACCCTGAAGCCACAGGAAGGGATAAATAA
- a CDS encoding SDR family NAD(P)-dependent oxidoreductase encodes MNTTHKQTALITGAASGIGYELVCIFAENDYNLVLVDRAKEKLEEIAIEFQDKFGISVKPIVRDLSKTTSPEEIFQEVEQANIKVDVLVNNAGFGTYGLFNDTNLTDELEMLQVNVVCTTHLTKLFLKNMVQQGEGKILNVSSAAAFQPGPLMAVYFATKAYVLSFSEALANELDGTGVTVTVLCPGTTQSAFHQRTGMADSKLVKGKRMMDASTVADIGYRGLMQGKTIVIPGLINKIMAKSIRFIPRKLVTKIVRNMQENK; translated from the coding sequence ATGAACACAACACATAAGCAGACTGCTCTAATTACTGGTGCAGCTAGTGGTATTGGTTATGAATTAGTGTGTATTTTCGCTGAAAATGATTACAATCTCGTATTAGTAGATCGGGCAAAGGAAAAACTAGAAGAAATAGCGATTGAGTTTCAAGATAAATTCGGAATTTCTGTTAAGCCTATTGTCCGAGATTTATCTAAAACAACATCTCCTGAAGAAATTTTTCAAGAGGTAGAACAGGCAAATATTAAAGTTGATGTGCTAGTCAATAATGCTGGGTTTGGTACTTATGGATTATTTAATGACACTAACCTTACTGATGAACTAGAAATGCTACAGGTAAATGTGGTATGTACTACCCATTTAACTAAGTTATTTCTCAAAAATATGGTTCAGCAAGGTGAGGGAAAAATATTAAATGTCTCTTCTGCTGCGGCTTTTCAACCAGGGCCTTTGATGGCCGTTTATTTTGCGACTAAAGCCTACGTATTATCTTTTTCTGAAGCACTCGCCAATGAATTAGACGGTACAGGTGTCACTGTGACGGTTCTTTGCCCAGGAACAACACAGTCTGCTTTCCATCAAAGAACGGGGATGGCAGATTCTAAACTAGTCAAAGGTAAAAGGATGATGGATGCGTCAACAGTAGCCGATATTGGTTATCGTGGTTTAATGCAGGGTAAAACAATTGTTATTCCTGGTTTGATCAATAAAATCATGGCGAAAAGTATCAGATTTATCCCCAGGAAACTAGTAACTAAAATTGTCAGGAATATGCAGGAAAATAAATAA
- a CDS encoding DUF2808 domain-containing protein: MKQLFWLSTLGLAIAATTLPVVAQTPVNPIPDTQTPGTQIPNTQTPGTQIPQTTPITQDSFGAPRIKHTSTSRTTNYISLYTGSQPLAYVTVLPQENISIGDNITVTDQSGQSINANVTREGEKMRISFAQPVAPGSTLEIVLTDLAFGYPYPSKSTFNYELAGGHIGFNREIPYGLAQFQVY, from the coding sequence ATGAAACAATTATTTTGGTTATCCACATTAGGCTTGGCGATCGCTGCAACTACTCTACCCGTTGTAGCTCAAACACCCGTAAATCCAATACCCGACACCCAAACCCCAGGGACTCAAATTCCCAACACTCAAACCCCAGGAACTCAAATTCCACAAACTACACCAATAACTCAAGATAGTTTTGGCGCACCTCGAATTAAACATACAAGTACATCTCGTACTACTAATTACATCAGTCTCTACACAGGTAGTCAACCTCTAGCCTACGTGACGGTTTTACCGCAAGAAAATATCAGTATTGGTGACAATATTACAGTTACAGATCAATCTGGTCAAAGCATCAATGCCAACGTTACCAGAGAAGGAGAGAAAATGAGAATTAGCTTTGCTCAACCAGTAGCGCCAGGAAGCACTCTAGAAATTGTTCTCACAGATTTGGCATTTGGTTATCCGTATCCCTCCAAGAGTACTTTTAATTATGAATTAGCTGGTGGACATATTGGCTTCAACCGAGAGATTCCTTATGGTTTAGCTCAGTTTCAAGTATATTAA
- a CDS encoding DUF3131 domain-containing protein: MSSDFQPPPPGLSILVAVGGVVTAVIAIAGLNSLSSRLAQNTSISAISTPQTISPTANVETQAQKVAKLDAKSVVIPGTSVPASELTKTKTPYIGVKIGKLDAADMANARIAWSYFQHNWNDETGLVNSADGFSSVTMWDQAAAIAALVSARELNLIPVAEFEAKMSKTLQTLATLPLYKGELPNKVYNAKTLLPVNYGKLDQREEIGWSAIDLGRMAIWLKIVEAKYPQMRSPVQAVWKHWQVKRLTKNGQMYGTSVVQGQEQYHQEGRLGYESYAAYGLQLWGLDVKQALDYRSQTAFVNLYGQGVPYDRRDATNSGGNNYVLSEPYILDGIETGFKALPKAYADRVLAAQAARYQATQELTALTEDNVDRLPYFVYNSLFVNGKAWATITDTGQQYNDLRFLSAKAAIGWHILYNTDYTSTLSHTVFQQLKSEKGWYNGLYESLRQPNKALTANNNGVILESFLYKQVGKPLTVWAGVKVQSGGVGAIAPEQ, translated from the coding sequence ATGAGTTCCGACTTTCAACCCCCACCTCCAGGCTTATCTATACTAGTCGCTGTTGGAGGGGTGGTTACCGCAGTGATAGCGATCGCTGGGTTAAATTCTTTGTCTAGTCGTTTGGCTCAAAATACCTCAATATCTGCAATATCAACACCTCAAACTATCTCTCCTACAGCTAATGTGGAAACACAAGCACAAAAGGTAGCAAAACTTGATGCTAAATCTGTAGTTATACCAGGAACCTCTGTTCCTGCTAGTGAATTAACTAAAACTAAAACACCTTACATCGGGGTGAAAATTGGCAAACTGGATGCAGCAGATATGGCTAACGCTCGGATAGCTTGGTCATATTTTCAACACAACTGGAACGATGAAACCGGCTTAGTTAATTCCGCCGATGGCTTTAGTTCTGTAACTATGTGGGATCAGGCGGCGGCGATCGCTGCTTTGGTGAGTGCTAGAGAACTTAATCTCATTCCAGTGGCAGAATTTGAGGCGAAGATGAGTAAAACGTTGCAGACTCTAGCAACCCTACCTTTATATAAAGGTGAGCTACCCAACAAAGTCTACAACGCCAAAACTCTCCTTCCTGTTAATTATGGAAAATTAGATCAACGAGAAGAAATTGGCTGGTCAGCTATTGATTTAGGACGAATGGCAATTTGGCTAAAGATCGTCGAAGCCAAGTATCCCCAAATGCGATCGCCTGTGCAAGCTGTTTGGAAGCATTGGCAAGTTAAGCGCCTCACCAAAAACGGGCAAATGTACGGCACTAGCGTTGTTCAAGGTCAAGAACAATATCACCAAGAAGGGCGCTTAGGCTATGAAAGCTACGCCGCCTACGGTTTGCAACTATGGGGGTTAGATGTCAAGCAAGCCTTAGATTATCGGTCGCAAACCGCTTTTGTCAATCTCTACGGACAAGGTGTTCCTTACGATCGCCGCGACGCTACCAACTCAGGCGGAAATAACTACGTCCTCAGCGAACCCTATATTCTGGATGGCATAGAAACTGGGTTTAAGGCTTTGCCTAAAGCTTATGCTGATAGAGTTTTAGCTGCTCAAGCCGCCCGTTATCAAGCAACACAAGAGTTAACCGCTTTGACAGAAGACAATGTAGACCGTCTGCCTTACTTTGTTTACAACAGCTTGTTTGTGAACGGCAAAGCTTGGGCAACAATTACAGATACTGGACAACAGTACAACGATTTACGCTTTCTCAGTGCCAAAGCAGCGATCGGCTGGCATATACTTTACAACACTGATTACACAAGCACTTTATCTCACACTGTCTTCCAGCAACTGAAATCTGAGAAAGGCTGGTACAACGGATTGTACGAATCTTTACGTCAGCCAAATAAAGCCCTCACAGCTAACAATAACGGCGTAATTTTAGAAAGTTTTCTGTATAAGCAAGTTGGCAAACCCCTCACTGTTTGGGCAGGAGTTAAGGTTCAAAGCGGAGGTGTTGGAGCGATCGCACCTGAGCAATAG
- a CDS encoding class I SAM-dependent methyltransferase: MATIFRDLSYRYQWLYDSISRVAALTVGGEARFRKLALQGLTIQANTSVLDVCCGSGQATQLLVKSSQNVTGLDASPLSLQRARQNVPEANYVEAFAEKMPFPDNQFDIVHTSAALHEMEPQQLREIIQEVYRVLKPGGVFTLVDFHTPTNPIFWPGLTVFLLLFETETAWQLLKTDLAGLLTEIGFEAGQSILYAGGSLQVIQAKK, from the coding sequence ATGGCAACAATTTTCAGAGATTTAAGTTATCGCTACCAATGGCTCTATGATTCCATATCTCGTGTAGCTGCGCTCACTGTGGGTGGAGAAGCTAGATTTCGGAAATTAGCTTTGCAAGGATTAACGATTCAGGCAAATACTTCTGTGTTAGATGTTTGTTGTGGTAGTGGTCAAGCAACGCAATTATTAGTGAAATCTTCACAAAACGTAACAGGATTAGATGCTTCTCCCTTATCTTTGCAACGGGCTAGACAAAATGTTCCAGAAGCTAATTATGTAGAAGCTTTTGCGGAGAAAATGCCATTTCCTGATAATCAGTTTGATATAGTGCATACCAGTGCTGCTTTACATGAAATGGAACCGCAACAATTGCGAGAAATCATTCAAGAAGTTTATCGAGTCTTAAAACCGGGAGGAGTGTTTACATTAGTAGATTTTCACACTCCTACTAATCCCATCTTCTGGCCTGGTTTAACAGTATTTTTACTGTTATTTGAGACGGAGACAGCTTGGCAATTATTAAAAACAGATTTAGCTGGGTTACTAACTGAAATTGGTTTTGAAGCGGGTCAATCAATTTTATATGCGGGTGGTAGTTTACAGGTAATTCAAGCCAAGAAATAA
- a CDS encoding BCSC C-terminal domain-containing protein, with amino-acid sequence MKISAYYNFVYRYKYAKHFSPGLKIQLILFWSLGIWALLTANSQAAPIHRNWDKPSKSLENITSNNPGDDVNLLFIQNNQRQLNILLNQLNKKHILIAAPENFNPGLRLPPAIPIPPTRQPNLIPPAKPTESVKPVTVLEGIQTDFRNDTNNFGQSNLLVEPIIQFKLPNGNKIFFKTGLEFFEQRDMKSVTNIPVEIGWQGKLDEITLQTTVGVDVFNRLPTVINFNAQMEAPIIPLQVSSSGQLVSGLIISANLEQGPYKSNVQTLENQITAWRFGPNLYWQIDRDTSLFSSLRLGNYSDRNFEVQSFSRLERKFGQFSLAANLFNWSYSRNLESTSGYFSPPDFLAYNAEVAWQGDIANFLQCRLSANLGQQRINGKTDNANTYQSLCTVKLSPKIEADIGYGFSNVRNQDTDGSDYSGGSLTGQLRMRF; translated from the coding sequence ATGAAAATTAGCGCCTACTATAACTTTGTATATCGATACAAGTATGCTAAACACTTTTCGCCAGGACTAAAGATTCAGCTTATTTTATTTTGGAGTTTGGGTATTTGGGCGTTATTAACAGCGAATTCACAAGCTGCTCCAATACACAGAAATTGGGATAAGCCCTCAAAATCGCTAGAAAATATCACTTCTAATAATCCTGGAGATGATGTTAATTTACTCTTTATCCAGAACAATCAACGCCAACTCAATATACTTTTAAATCAATTAAATAAAAAACATATCTTAATTGCTGCCCCGGAAAACTTCAATCCTGGATTACGATTACCTCCAGCTATACCAATACCACCCACAAGACAGCCTAACCTGATTCCACCCGCAAAACCCACCGAATCGGTTAAGCCAGTGACAGTATTAGAAGGTATTCAAACAGACTTTCGTAATGATACTAATAATTTTGGTCAAAGTAACTTACTTGTTGAACCAATAATTCAATTTAAATTGCCTAATGGGAATAAAATATTTTTCAAAACAGGGTTAGAATTTTTTGAGCAACGGGATATGAAATCGGTCACTAACATTCCTGTGGAAATTGGTTGGCAAGGAAAATTAGATGAAATAACTCTACAAACAACAGTAGGAGTTGATGTTTTTAATCGGTTACCTACAGTTATCAATTTCAATGCTCAGATGGAAGCTCCTATTATACCACTACAAGTTTCTTCTTCAGGTCAATTAGTATCGGGTTTAATCATATCAGCTAACTTAGAACAAGGCCCTTATAAATCTAATGTTCAAACCTTAGAAAATCAAATTACAGCTTGGCGGTTTGGGCCTAATTTATATTGGCAAATTGATCGTGACACTAGTTTATTCTCATCGCTGCGTTTGGGTAATTACAGCGATCGCAATTTTGAAGTTCAGTCTTTTAGCCGGCTAGAACGCAAGTTTGGACAATTTTCTTTGGCGGCTAACTTATTCAATTGGAGTTACAGTCGCAATCTGGAAAGCACTAGCGGCTATTTTTCTCCCCCAGATTTTCTCGCATACAACGCTGAAGTTGCTTGGCAGGGGGATATTGCTAATTTCTTGCAGTGTCGGCTGTCGGCTAACTTGGGACAACAGCGCATTAATGGAAAAACTGATAACGCCAACACTTATCAAAGTCTTTGTACAGTCAAGTTATCGCCAAAAATAGAGGCCGATATAGGCTATGGCTTCAGCAATGTGCGAAATCAAGATACAGATGGAAGTGATTATAGTGGTGGTTCTTTAACGGGACAGTTAAGGATGAGATTTTAG
- the hemH gene encoding ferrochelatase, whose protein sequence is MGRVGVLLLNLGGPDKLEDVAPFLFNLFSDPEIIRLPFRWLQKPLAWFIASRRTKTSQENYKQIGGGSPLRRITEAQGEALKEQLHYLGQEANIYVGMRYWHPYTEEAIALLTQDNLDNLVILPLYPQFSISTSGSSFRLLERLWQEDPKLQRLEYTVIPSWYKEPGYLQAMAELIRQEIEQFPHPDQVHVFFSAHGVPKSYVEEAGDPYQQEIEECTALIMQTLNRPNPHTLAYQSRVGPVEWLQPYTEDALKELGAQGVKDLVVVPISFVSEHIETLQEIDIEYREIAEEAGIHNFRRVPAPNTHPVFIRALADLVIDALNKPSFKLSQAAQIKKMVKMYPPESWEWGMTSSAEVWNGRIAMLGFIALIIELVTGQGLLHMIGLLQ, encoded by the coding sequence ATGGGTCGTGTAGGCGTATTATTACTCAATCTCGGTGGTCCCGATAAGCTGGAGGATGTAGCTCCGTTTCTATTTAACCTATTCTCCGATCCGGAAATTATACGCTTACCATTCCGGTGGTTGCAGAAACCCTTGGCTTGGTTTATTGCTTCTCGACGCACCAAAACCTCCCAAGAGAACTATAAGCAAATTGGCGGTGGCTCCCCACTACGGAGGATTACGGAAGCCCAAGGAGAAGCCTTAAAGGAACAGTTGCATTATTTGGGTCAAGAAGCGAATATTTATGTGGGAATGCGTTATTGGCACCCATATACGGAAGAGGCGATCGCTCTTTTGACCCAAGATAACCTTGATAACTTGGTGATTTTGCCACTATACCCCCAATTCTCTATCAGCACTAGTGGCTCTAGCTTCCGTCTACTAGAAAGACTTTGGCAAGAAGATCCCAAACTACAACGTCTGGAATACACAGTCATTCCTTCTTGGTATAAAGAACCAGGTTATTTACAGGCGATGGCGGAACTCATCCGCCAAGAAATAGAGCAATTTCCTCATCCTGATCAGGTTCATGTGTTCTTCAGCGCTCATGGTGTACCCAAAAGCTATGTTGAAGAAGCAGGCGACCCCTATCAGCAGGAGATTGAGGAATGTACTGCATTAATTATGCAGACTCTCAATCGACCAAACCCTCACACTTTAGCGTACCAAAGTCGCGTCGGCCCGGTTGAATGGCTACAACCCTATACTGAAGATGCACTCAAAGAACTAGGCGCGCAAGGTGTCAAAGATTTAGTTGTTGTACCTATCAGTTTCGTCTCCGAACACATCGAGACACTACAGGAAATTGATATCGAGTATCGGGAAATAGCAGAAGAAGCCGGAATCCACAATTTCCGTCGTGTCCCTGCACCTAATACCCATCCAGTATTTATTAGAGCTTTGGCTGATTTGGTAATTGATGCGCTCAACAAACCCAGTTTCAAGCTTTCGCAAGCCGCCCAAATCAAGAAAATGGTCAAAATGTATCCTCCTGAGAGTTGGGAATGGGGTATGACTTCTAGTGCGGAAGTTTGGAATGGACGGATTGCAATGCTAGGTTTCATTGCTCTAATTATCGAGTTGGTTACAGGCCAAGGTCTACTGCACATGATTGGGCTTTTGCAGTAG
- a CDS encoding amidohydrolase, with protein MSFTIQNVLLATDDGYTTADVQVVGDKIAAIAPNLDVIGTAIDGKHKLLLPGFVNAHTHSSEMWQRGLISIFPLELWLAELYDFAPLDTEKVYLSALGTAVETLLSGGTSVVDHLVLIPGQELETIASAVRAYQEVGIRAFIAPLIQDQSLSAGLPAGESTQTHEPFFRSTAATLDLIEEAVKQFHHPDAGVSILVAPTGIQLCTDALFTGCIELSDRYNLCRHSHLLETKAQEKLAQEKYGCSAVTHLQRIGYLGDRTSLAHCVWLNDADIDILAQTQSTVVHNPLSNLRLGSGIAPILKYRQAGVNVTFGCDGASSNDSQDLLEAIKIGSILHNVTDFDYRSWISPRQAVEMASLGAAKGLNLVDQLGSITVGKKADLILYDLTNLSLVPRTDPIGLLVLGRPTNVVDSAWVNGQPIITNGQVNTIDVEKLRAELFHLSEWATNRQSQTVEKFELHYRTVMGLT; from the coding sequence GTGAGTTTCACTATCCAAAATGTTCTACTGGCTACTGATGACGGTTACACCACTGCCGATGTTCAGGTTGTAGGTGATAAAATCGCCGCTATTGCCCCCAATTTAGATGTTATCGGTACTGCCATTGACGGTAAACATAAGCTTTTATTACCTGGTTTTGTCAATGCTCATACCCACTCATCGGAAATGTGGCAAAGAGGCTTAATCTCTATTTTTCCTTTAGAGTTATGGCTGGCGGAACTGTATGATTTTGCGCCTTTGGATACGGAGAAGGTCTATCTCAGCGCCTTGGGTACGGCGGTAGAAACTTTACTGTCTGGGGGAACGAGTGTAGTAGATCATCTGGTATTAATTCCTGGGCAAGAGTTGGAAACTATCGCCAGTGCAGTCCGCGCTTATCAAGAAGTGGGGATTCGGGCTTTTATCGCCCCCCTCATTCAAGACCAATCCCTCTCCGCCGGGCTACCTGCTGGGGAATCTACCCAGACCCATGAGCCTTTTTTCCGTTCCACTGCTGCCACTTTAGACTTGATTGAGGAGGCGGTGAAACAGTTTCATCATCCAGATGCAGGTGTGAGTATTTTAGTTGCCCCTACGGGGATACAGTTGTGTACAGATGCTTTATTCACAGGTTGTATTGAATTAAGCGATCGCTATAATTTATGTCGTCACTCTCACTTATTAGAAACCAAAGCCCAAGAAAAACTCGCCCAAGAGAAATACGGTTGTAGTGCTGTTACCCATTTGCAACGCATTGGTTATTTAGGCGATCGCACTTCTTTAGCTCATTGTGTGTGGTTAAATGATGCTGATATCGATATCCTTGCACAAACCCAATCGACAGTCGTTCACAATCCTTTAAGTAATTTACGTTTAGGGAGTGGAATTGCCCCAATTTTAAAATATCGTCAAGCCGGAGTAAATGTAACTTTTGGTTGTGATGGTGCTTCTAGTAATGACTCGCAAGATTTGTTAGAAGCTATTAAAATTGGGTCTATTTTGCATAACGTCACCGACTTTGATTATCGCTCTTGGATTTCCCCCAGACAAGCAGTAGAAATGGCATCTTTGGGCGCTGCCAAGGGACTAAATCTGGTGGATCAACTCGGTTCAATTACCGTTGGCAAAAAAGCCGATTTAATACTTTATGATCTGACTAATTTATCATTGGTTCCCCGTACAGATCCCATTGGTTTATTAGTTTTAGGTCGTCCTACAAACGTTGTCGATAGTGCTTGGGTAAATGGTCAGCCAATCATCACAAATGGTCAAGTAAATACAATTGACGTTGAGAAATTGCGAGCAGAATTATTCCACCTCAGTGAATGGGCTACTAATCGCCAATCTCAAACAGTGGAAAAATTCGAGCTTCATTACCGCACAGTCATGGGTTTAACTTAG